The Silene latifolia isolate original U9 population chromosome X, ASM4854445v1, whole genome shotgun sequence genome contains the following window.
acggataccgtttcctctcacaaaatacccatgagaggtgagtgggggaGCACATGGGGGTGTCACTTGTCCCTCTCCTTTTTGTGAGAGTTTTTCACCTAATGACGGGATTAGCGTCACAGTTAAAGACGCTTTGCAAATTGTTATGTAAGATCGTCATGTCAATATAAAGGTTTTGTAACGCTTTTATGCCttaattattgttatcattaaatGAGCTAAAACAGGACTCATCAATTTGATGATACTAACTGTTCTCATAATacgcaaattcttgtttcagactgGCCATTTTCTTCTGAAATAATAAAACGATATTTTTCCAAGTTTTCCTTGTACTGTTACTAGTTGGACTTTATTGAAATTTCCGTCCCCTAAATTAAAGTCCTGGCTCCGCCAATGATTTTGGGAGTCATTAGTTACATAGATAAATCATTTATCTGATCCGTAGATAAGAGGCTGATAAACCGAAGTGGTGCCTAATGATTTTCCTATAAATGGCCCCATCAAACAAAGCAAGTTTAACGCAATACTCAACCTTATCAAAAAGCATCCTCCTTCGTTCCTTTGTACCCATTTTCGTTGCTGTCTCTAAATCATCCCAAAATGGACTTGGCAACGGTACTTTCTATTGTTCAAACTATCCTTACAGCTATCCAAACTTTGGATCAGATCAAGTCCACGTTCTCCTTGTATCAATATAAAGACGAGCTTGAACGTCTAGGAAAAACAGTCAGCATCGTCGAGTCTGTTCTAGTGGATGCTGATGCCAAGCAAGGTGCTCTCAGTTCTCAACAAAGGATTTACATTGAAGAGCTCAAAGATGCAATTTATGAAGCTGATGACGTGCTTGATGAATTCGTGACTCTAGTCAAGCAACGTAAAGCTGTCAACGAGACTCATAATAAATTGTCTAACAAGGTGAGATCATTCCTTTCTCATTTTAGTCTTCGTATTCACAATCTGTCTCACAAAGTTATGAAAGTTAATAAGAAATTGGATGATATTGCGTCAAGTAGTAGTAAGTTTCTTTTTAAGGTTGACAATAAGCCAAAGAGGTTTATAAAGCCGGATTCATCTTCTTTCGTGTCTGAAAATGATATAATTGGGAGGGACGAAGATTTGGAGAAGGTTGTAGGGATGTTACTGAACTCTGACGATGTTGATCAACCAAATCAGGTATCCTCCGTTGCCATTGTGGGGATGGGAGGGTTAGGAAAAACTGCATTAGCCAAACTAATTTATAATGATCCTAGGGTCTTGAGTGCATTCCAATCGCAAAGTTGGATTTGCATCGCAGATCAGGATCAGTGGAATTTGACCGAGATTTTAAGCAAGATTGTGAAAGAACTATCTACAAGTGATAGGCGCAATTCAAGCTCATCGGAGCAAATGCATCTTGAAATTAGGGAACAACTCGGAGGGAAAAAATATTTGCTTGTGTTAGATGATGTGTGGATCGAAAGTTACCATAAATGGCAGGACCTTGAAAAGATTTTGAAGGTAGGGGCAAGTGGGAGCCGCATATTAGTAACCACACGTTCGAAAAAAACAGCGGAAGTAATCGTAGGAGATGTTCAAGTGCATGAGTTACAAGGTTTGCCGGAAGAGCAATCATGGCGTTTGTTTGAAAGTATGGCATTTTTACAACGGCAACGGGAAAATCCTGATGATGAATTGCTAGAACTTGGCAAAGAGATTGTGAAAAAGTGTAAAAATGTCCCGCTTGCTATTAGAGTAGTAGCAAGTCTTTTGCGCGGTGAACCTAAGTTAAAGTGGCAATCATTCCGAGATAAGGAACTAGCTAATATTAGTGAAAGTGATGATACTATAAACAATATACTAAGGCTAAGTTACCATCAACTTGACTTTTCCTTGAAGAGTTGTTTTTCTTATTGTGCTCTCTTTCCCAAGGATTTTGTGATTGATAAGCAACTGTTGATTAGCCTTTGGATGGCTCAAGGCTACATCACCACCGAATATGTGGGCGAAGAATATTTTCTTATTTTGTTACAAAGGTGTTTTTTCCAAGATTTAAAGGTGGACGAATGGGGGGAGATTAGATGGTTTAAGATACATGATCTCTTGCATGATATTGCTGAACAAGTGGTTGGCGAGGATATTTCTAGATTAAGCTTTGATGCTCACAGAGTGGGTAAGAAAGTTCGTCACCTGTCTCTTTTGTATGGCTTTTGTCCACAAGAGACCTTCGACAAGAGTAACATTCGTACTTGCGTCCAAGTTCGTGAGCAGTGGTGTCAGAGTATTTCTGACCAGTTACTAGCGGGTAATCCACTAGCGAACTGGGCATGTTTATGGTCATTAGATTTGAGTGATTTATGTGCAGAAAGTTTACCAGAATCAATTGGTGAGCTGTTTCATTTGAGGTATTTGAATCTCTCGGGGTCTAAGATGTTAAATGCGCTTCCTGTTTCAATCAATAAACTCGTTAATTTGCAGACTTTAGATTTATCTAACTGCACTAGTTTACAGGAATTGCCAAAAGATGTGAGCAAGCTACTTGACCTAAGCACCTTAAACGTAACAAATTGCAGAAACCTGAGTCATATGCCATCGGGCATGGATTTCCTAACCAGTCTACACACCCTGGGTTTATTTGTAGTGGGGCAGGAAAGTTCAGAAGGGAAGCAATGTTTTCACGGGTTGGAAGGCTTGCGATCCATGAGTAATCTCAAAGGGTTTCTTGAAGTCCGGATTTGGGTCCATGATAATCCAAACTGTGTCAAGGAAGACCACAATAAAGGAGGTTATCTTAGGAATAAAGAACGTCTAAAGAAGATTCATATTGAATTTAAATATGGAACTCAAGAGTACCAAAGCTTACAGAGTGATCAAGCAACAGCGTTGCTGGAAGAGATGCAGCCACACCGTGATCTCAAGGAGTTGAGGTTGGAAGGATATATGGGAGAGCTTATGCCTAAATGGCTGAGGAGGGAAGATAACTCGGCATTATCACATCTCCCTAATCTTGTCAGTTTGAATATTTCGCATTGTATCTTCTTTGGGTGCTTGACTTCGCTAGGAGAATTGCCTCATCTCAAATATCTCACCCTTGAGAAGTTGCCAAATGTGGAATACATGCTGAAAGTCAAGCCCGGCCTGGGTGAAGGGTCAACATTATTTCCACGCCTCAAACGACTTAACATTAAAGAGTTGAGCATGTTGAAAGGGTGGTGGCCAGGATCGTGTCCAGGGGTGCAGAAAATGCGTCTAATAATATCGAAACCAGCCCCTTATTTTCCTCGACTAAGGGAACTGTACATCGATGATTGCCCGATGTTGACTTCCATTCCAATGAGTTTACATCTGAAACATGTAAGAATAAGTAATTGTCCTGAAGCCACGGTATTCGATAATATAAAAGAGTTCCGCCACGTGTTCAAGACGTGGCCAACACCGCGTGGAAAATCGAGGATAATTAGTATCTGCGACTATGAATATGACACTGAGAGAGACTATATTGATGCAGCACTGACGGGTTGCCTACACCAATGGATGTTTACACACGGTTACACTTCCGGAGGAAAACATGGTGATTGAGTTTCGAGAGTGTTGGAATGTACAGCCCTGTTTAAACAATTGCTGAGTTATTAAATTGCTCTGTAAAATCACTATTTACAATCGAGGGACTTGCTATAATCTGCCACTAGATATATGTTGTAAGTCATACTTTTTGCTGCGTCTCGGACCTTTTATGGACCTGGTAAATGTATCGATCGGGCAGGGTGCAGATTGCGTCTGTTTGGATCGAGTCTACTACATTATCTTAGTGCTTCATGCATAAGAAGGTTGAATGTATACAACCTTATATTTGTATTAATAACACAAAAGCTATTTCTTGTTAGGACATCATGCTAAGATAAATTTGCAATAGTAGTCGACTTGCAGGTCACTTGCAGTAAAGTTCAATGAATAAATTTACGAGCAAAATAACGTCTTGGTTTTAAGTTGCTGTCTCGGACTCCTGTCTGACTCGAGAACAGCCTGACTCCGTCCAAAATTTAAATGTAATTCCTTTCGTCATACCCACGAAACCATGACCTAAGAATTGAATAACAAAACTATTAAATTAATCGTTAATTTTTATTTATgacggtcacaagcttgtgacctctcacaccAATTAAAGTAATGGTAGGAGAGCAGGTGGGAGAGACGAGAGAGGGTTGTGAGAGATCACAAGCGAAATTTGTTGTTAATTAATATTTCGAGACTAATAGAAATAACGATTTAACAATAAGGAAAGATCTAGGGTCCGATTCTCTCCACCTAACACATCATATTTATTTACACCCATGAATCCTTTAACATGTTATCTAACAATAAGTTACGGGAAATAGTCTCTAAGGTTCCAAATACTTCCCTCTCGAGTTCGTGAATGGTGGAATGAGGATGGTAGCAGGGACCATTAATGAATTTTCTTTGGTTAAATTTTCCAACGCACAAAATACGCTGCTCAGCCAAGTTGCCCAAAGTTGACACTTGACAGCTAAAACAGGACTcgtcaactttttttttttttcgacaatAGTAAATTGATATAAATAAAAGAAGGTGTACATAACAAGTCAGTTACATATTACCCATTGTCAAATGGGCGGGTACCGAAAACTGCTAGACGACTCGACATCCAATTAACCGAACTAAACTCTAAGGTAGAACAAAGTGAAACACCAAGACGACTTTTCTTGAATGGTGGGTAGTAATCATCGAACTGAATCGGGTAGTTATCTCGCCTCTTTGTCTTCCTAGCTATCTGCAACACTAGTAGTGGTGTACCTGCAAAAAGAAGATAAACACGTGACAGAAACCGAAACTCTCTTTTTCAAACTACCAGTGGCACGGGCTAGTTGTCCACGAGGAGAGGAACGAAACCTTTTCTGCCAGACGTGCTCTTTCGAATGCGTCCTAGCTGCGTCAAATTTAAATTGGATTATGGAGACCTTATTAGCACAAGAACTGTCACAAGAAAGGCGTTTCTTTTTATCCGTTTGGACGAGGCATTCATCTTGAACCGACGATGCATCCGTTGAACCAGAATCAGTTTGCAAAGGTGCATCCGTTGACGGACTTATATCCGGCAAATGATCAGACATAGGAACTGCCGCATCCCATGACTTATCGTCATGGAGAGTTCCCGGCTGGATAGTTTTTGGAGAGAGGGGGCGAACCCTCAAAACTGCCCCAGATCTGGGGTGAAAAAACTCGATATTCTTTCCGAGTAACAAATTATTGTAGTCTTGAGCAGAAAAATGTAATTTCTTGTGGCCTTGCTTTTTGTTGGTGAAACCAAATTTGGCTTGTTTCGGGGTACAGGCAAAGGACGGAGTAGCAGCTTCAAATGCTGACGGCGAGTAGTTTTCATTCATGGACTCAAAGATGATTTGGGTAGGTTCTGAATTAGTGTTTGTGGATGGAGCAGGGTCAGAACGCTCATCACTCTGAACTGACATAGATGGTTCAATAAGGAATTCCATCACGTCTGAGCTAGTACCAATCTCGTCTTGAACACAAGGAACATCAGTGGTCAAAGACGATTCTGCAGAACTAGAAACTATCCGTGCTTCACAAGGAGGTACACTGTTGTCAGCAACACAATAACTAGGAACTGGTTTCTTACCTTTTTTGGTTGAGGCCAGAGGATCAAAAGGATAAGCAACACGCTTTCCGTTAATATTTAACGCTAAATCGTTAACAACTGAAAAGAGCTCACGAGTGATATCTTTGTTGCTTGGGTCAATTTTCGTAGCAGACTCCAAATCATGTAGAGCCTCGGTGAGTAAATTCATCTGCTTGAAAGCTAAGCCTCTACGATACAAAGCTTTAACATTGCAGGGTTCAAAATTTAAAACAAAGTTGCAGAGAAGACGAGCCTTAGAGAAATTAGAAAGTCGTAATTCACAAAAGGCTAAGTTTAGGATAAGAGAAAATGCAAGATAGGATCCCAAGGGTTAGTCGGATAAGGGTGGTAGACCAAGGAAACACAAAAACTGAAGGGCTAAATTGTAATGAAGGACAGCTAAAGGGAAATTACCTTCCTTAACGAGAGTATTACCCCTATCCTTTAACAAGCTAATGTTTGAGATTGACAGCGTTCCCATCTCCAAAATCCACTTGGCAAGAGCATCATCCTCAAAAGCATGATTAGTAAAAACAACTAAATCGCAAAGGTTGAGAAGAAAAATTTGATAATCCATTATTAGAAATCTTAAAGACGAAGAAACTAGAGAAAAAGCAGGGTGCTTAACAACGAAGAAATGAGGAAATAAACTAAACTACAACCAACCCCACCCGCCTCAACAACCGACCATCAACCACCTCCGAAAGATTTTGACGACCATGGGAGAAGGAACCCAAAAGAAAAGGGAACCACCAAAATACGAGGACCTATCAACCTCCGACCAAAGACCGCTGAAAGAAACTTGCACATAGAGCCAGAGATCGGCTTAGAAGCAAGAAATTGCAGTGTAAAGAAATAAGAACAACAGAGTGACAGAAAGACTGGAACTCCAAGTCACAAGCAGATAATAAGAGATAAAATTGCAGGCCTTAAGAGATAATAAACTGACAACCTGACAAACCTCAACACAAACATAGAAAAGAGATTTAAGTCTCTGATTGAAGGAAAACTCCTTGGTgttaaatgagaaaaaaaaaaaaaaaaaaaaaaccaaatcaaaTCGGGGGAGGTAAATCTCTTGGAAAAGCTTGACTAAGATCAAAAGCAAATTAATCAAAAACCAAGAAAGAGGCATAAGATATGATGAAGGCAGATTTGGACAAATACGCACCTCGGATACTAAGACAAGTCGGAGATTGAAGGAAACATGTCAGATTAAAGGACAGAACCAAATCTACCCATGATCAAGGTAAGGGAAACCGCCGGAGATCAGACACAAGGGCCAAACCTCCGGCGGAATCGGAGGTGGAGCAGCGGTGATAGGAGGGGATGAGGCGGCGGTAATTTACAGAAAACTTAGGAGTTAGGAAAGGTAGACAGAAGGTAGAGGATTTTTAGGAGGGGATGAGGCGGCGGTAATTTGCAGAAAACTTAGGACTCGTCAACTTGATGACACTTGACTAGTTGGCTGCTCCCAAAATATGCAAATTTTTATTTCAAATAggttatttttttttgaaataataaGACGGATATTGCAATTATTTGCCGACTACGGATATTGTAATTATTTCGAACTTTTAAATTTGCCGTCTACGGATATTGTAATTATTTCGAACTTTTCCGAATTTTTAAATTTCGAACTTTGGCCCTAATAAATTTTCCAACGCACAAAAATGCTCAATCATGTTGCCAACTTAAACAGAACTCTCTGATAACACCGACTATGTTGTGGTCTCTTCTTATATATGTATGAGGGGCATTGTttcacatcggtagaataatagTGAAGAGATTAGCTTATAAATAAGTGGGTTAACGCCTCCTATTGTAGGAAATATGAACTTATCTGATCGATATAACCTTAATCGAGACGTCGTGTAAGATACTGCCCTAAATCAGTTAGACTCCTACACAGGTGCTCATTGGGTTCCATGGTCACCGATTCCAGGGTTAACGACTCCTTCCGCACAT
Protein-coding sequences here:
- the LOC141620640 gene encoding putative disease resistance protein RGA1 gives rise to the protein MDLATVLSIVQTILTAIQTLDQIKSTFSLYQYKDELERLGKTVSIVESVLVDADAKQGALSSQQRIYIEELKDAIYEADDVLDEFVTLVKQRKAVNETHNKLSNKVRSFLSHFSLRIHNLSHKVMKVNKKLDDIASSSSKFLFKVDNKPKRFIKPDSSSFVSENDIIGRDEDLEKVVGMLLNSDDVDQPNQVSSVAIVGMGGLGKTALAKLIYNDPRVLSAFQSQSWICIADQDQWNLTEILSKIVKELSTSDRRNSSSSEQMHLEIREQLGGKKYLLVLDDVWIESYHKWQDLEKILKVGASGSRILVTTRSKKTAEVIVGDVQVHELQGLPEEQSWRLFESMAFLQRQRENPDDELLELGKEIVKKCKNVPLAIRVVASLLRGEPKLKWQSFRDKELANISESDDTINNILRLSYHQLDFSLKSCFSYCALFPKDFVIDKQLLISLWMAQGYITTEYVGEEYFLILLQRCFFQDLKVDEWGEIRWFKIHDLLHDIAEQVVGEDISRLSFDAHRVGKKVRHLSLLYGFCPQETFDKSNIRTCVQVREQWCQSISDQLLAGNPLANWACLWSLDLSDLCAESLPESIGELFHLRYLNLSGSKMLNALPVSINKLVNLQTLDLSNCTSLQELPKDVSKLLDLSTLNVTNCRNLSHMPSGMDFLTSLHTLGLFVVGQESSEGKQCFHGLEGLRSMSNLKGFLEVRIWVHDNPNCVKEDHNKGGYLRNKERLKKIHIEFKYGTQEYQSLQSDQATALLEEMQPHRDLKELRLEGYMGELMPKWLRREDNSALSHLPNLVSLNISHCIFFGCLTSLGELPHLKYLTLEKLPNVEYMLKVKPGLGEGSTLFPRLKRLNIKELSMLKGWWPGSCPGVQKMRLIISKPAPYFPRLRELYIDDCPMLTSIPMSLHLKHVRISNCPEATVFDNIKEFRHVFKTWPTPRGKSRIISICDYEYDTERDYIDAALTGCLHQWMFTHGYTSGGKHGD